The Gossypium hirsutum isolate 1008001.06 chromosome D02, Gossypium_hirsutum_v2.1, whole genome shotgun sequence region GAAATAAATCATCTCCGCATCAGTGCCTTCATCTCGGTCCAAGTGGCTATTGGTCGCTCACCATTTCTTCGTTGACTCGTGGTGAGTTGGTCCCACCAAATCATAGCATAACCAAAAAATTCTATTGCAGCCAACTTTACCTTTTTTGCCTCAGAATAGTTGTGGCAGTCAAAAATGAGTTCTATCTTTTTTCCCACTCCAGGTAAGCTTCCGGATCAGACTTGCCTTGGAACGGAGGAATGGCAAGTTTTATATTCTTAAGATCATCGTGAACTCATCTTTGATCTCTTTGGCCTTGGTTTCATTGACCTCTCCACCGATCGGTTAGATTAGAACCTTGGTCGCTATCGGCTCACTAGGAACATCAAAGTCTTCTTCGGGATCTCGTTGCCTTCTGTAGTTCCTTCGTGGACTTTGAGGCATTCTCTCTCGTCGGCCTCGTTCTTCGACTAGGTCAAGCCTTTCTTGAATAGGCTCGAGCTTGCGGTCGAATAAACGTTCCACTTCTCGCAACAGAGCTTGAAGTTTAAGATTCAGGACATTACGAATGGGTTGCCTTTCATTCCTTTCAGCCACATTCCTCTCTGGACTTCTAGACATGAAtgaagtttaaaaagaaataacctCACCACAAAACTTTACGTTCACTCAGAAAGAAATGTAAATGTCACAcacactcgtgtttgcactcttTTTCAGCTTTTACCTCCTCTCTAATGCGCTCACACACTAGTGCCTTTTTCGACTTAACTttctctcgtgatttcgtaaaaGGCTTGTTGTGACGTTATCTTAGTCTAGGGGGTCGGTTTCAAAAGGGTATGAAAAGGGTTAACATTAGGTTTttgggtaggctaaaagaaacaaggaTGGTTTAAAAAAGTGTGGCGTGAATAGAAGACGAGAAAGAAGGAGGGTGATTGGGGCTACTAGATGTAACAgtctttcttcaatttcatagAACTAGAAAAACAAATTGtttgaacacttttttttttaattcgaattttttttaatcacgattttttaatttcgtatctctcttttttaaatttcaatttttttacgtACCTAGTCTGGGATATCTTTGAACGTCTGTACTCCCCAttttaaccagctctgataccaaatgatgcgctTTCATTTAGTAGTTTAATCCGAGTTGATTAGTTGCCCATCGTTGAACGAAGAAGTATGACTTGGTTTTAAAGTTTGATCGAGAATTGGCTAAGTTTGGGTTTATGGAGATCAAGTTGGCTCGAAATAGAAAAGGTAGATGTGTTTAGGTTAGGTTAGAAAGAAATGGTTTAAATTTGGTCGAAGTTGGTTTAGGTTTAAGCACGGAATGGTTATGATTTAGGTTTAGGTTCGAAAATGATTTAGGTTTAGGTGCGAATTGGTTTGGATTTGATCGAAATGAAATGGATAGAAAATTTGGTTGATGGATAGGAATTGATAAAAATGGGCTAAAacggtcaagaatgaaccaacactaaagttGAGTGTTGACCCGAGACTTATAGGACCTTAAGGTgtttgaaatggtaaatttggaaccttgacccgatacttaggtaagtatgaaccaaaggtataaaggttgaacgccacactcagTTTTaaagagtgataagttcgaaaagaGACTCAGGTAGatgccactagaagctagataagtcttacgggtcttgaacgaaatttgagagaaagtGACTCACAAATTCGGCAGCAATTCATTAACAAATGGTCAAAAGTtcttttacaaaatgaaataacaactatttataggcaaagcTTAAGCTAACTGAATAGTCAACAAcaaacttaaaaactaagtaaataaattcattaaattgcCATAgcaagattcggctgaatggggaGCTCCCAATGAACAGCTTAAAGCTTAAGCAAATGCACTTGAAAAGATGAATGCATCAGGAGACAAATGgccatgtctaggttcggccatagCCTTGAATGGTTCATTGAATTGGCATCTTTTGGCTGAATGGTGATGAGCATTAGAGATGGTCCTTGAACAACCAAATGAGTTTGAAAGGTCAGCCTTGAAGAGTCCTTTAGGTGTGAACATGATCAGCTGAATGGTCATTGGTGTGAACACCAAGTGTGAACGGCATGATGTTGTTCTGGGAAATGGATCGACCATCCTTGAGGAATTCATGGGGATGTTGTTccttggccgaatggtcacttggaagaaagaaaacagtaGCTCACTCCTTTAAATGTCGTTCATGCATGGAACCTGCACCAAAAATTCAATCATTAATTCATAATACATGCATATGTGCCATCCAAGATGTGTACACGCAACAACAATTAAAGGTAAGTTATAACATATTAAAATCAGCAGCAGCTAAAACAATTAACCTGCTCATAAATTCGGCTAAACTTAGACATAATAAATCagcaacaagacacattaattagtTGTAATGAAACAGACACATTTATGTTGTgtaataactaaaacatattaaaaacatgcatgaaacacatttaacataaataattaaatttgtcaagatttaaataaattaaacactaacaattaattaatctgaattaactaatttaactaactcaaataatttattccagcagctatattaatgcataaaaattaaattaagttggaTTTGAGCTGGttctagctcattgagctgaaatggagTTAGGATCAGCTTGCAAAAAGTTGTATAGAGAGTTTGTGGAGCAGGCCCAAATGTGCTTAACGTTTCTAGCTAAAATCTCGTCCCATATTTGATGAACTAAAGCCGATAAAGCTTCCTTGAATTGCTTAGCACAAGCTCACGTAATTAGTCCTTGAGGAAGCACTATGGGACCTTTGCTCGAGCAAGGTTTATTGCAGGGCATGGTCACATCAAAAGGACAACAggatataatatatgaaaatttatcaaaGAAAGGTTATGTTAAACAACGACTTCTTGTAACatgggtagcaatgatgcattgctagattccactcattgcttgtaacgtTAGaagttctagtattactaccaatgttacaagagcctacagagtcacaccctatggttgaaatgaaccgAATCTAGATATAGTTGGTATTAAATTTAACTGTCACaagaattatattaattattgaattaatttaatttaacagttaaataataaacacaatatatatgtacaaatttgTTGTACAAGAATagagaacataattaaaataaatgtatgaatttaattcatataaGATATTAATTATGATCtttttaccaaaattattaaaataaagtattataataattaattttggtcaaacataaaatatatatggaaATTAATATCCTTTTGGAAAAGATAGTACATtgtaatattttcatatatattctGGCACCAAAAAAGAGATTTCATTTTTTTAGGgaatattaaataaaaggaaatgaatcataaaataaaaccCTAGGGTGCAGAAGAGTGTTAACCAACATTAaccacaaaaagaaaaagaacttaGGTCTAGCAACcacatttcttttaaaaaaaactctctAAAACATTCAATGAGTGTTTTTTTTCGTTTGTTCGCAATAGGGTGGACTATGTAGAGGTCGGGAGGATTCTGTTGCGGCTTTAGATCAGCAGCGTGTGAAGGGGATTAAAATAGAAGTGGTTCCTTCCTATTTTCCAGAGTACGAAAGGTATAATTTTCAAACCTTTTTTTCTCGATTCGTTCCTCGTGCCTAGATTCCTGGTTTGGATCGCCAGAATAATTTTTCGCTGTGCCACGGGGCGTCTCGATGATCCAACACAAACTGTACTTAAAACACCATTAAGGATGTCACCTTTTACACTTCTTTATGGTAAGCCATGTCATTTACCTATTGAACTTGAGCATAAAGTGTTTTGGGCGATTAACAAGCTGAACATGGATTGGGCTGCTGCTGGGAGCAAGAGATTGCTAAAATTGAATGAGATGGAAGAGTTTTGAACACAAGCATATAAGAATAATCATTTGTATAAGGAAAAGACCAAGAGATGGCATGATGCCAAAATTTTGCCAAGGTAATTTTAACTTGGACAGCAGGTATTATTGTTCAATTCCAAGCTCAAATTATTTCCTAGTAAGTTAAAATCTCGATGGTCAAGACCTTTTAAAATCCCGATGGTCAAGACCTTTTGAAGTAATTCAAGTGTATCCGCATGGTTTTGTTGTTGTTAAAGACCTAAGAACAAGGGTTACACTCAATGTTAATGGACAATGTTTAAAGCATTACTGGGATGCTCTTATAGAGCGTGACAAGCAAAGTGTTAACCTTCttgatgtttgattttttttttatttcccatttttatttttatttttattctctttatttttaatacaatttcttttattttttttttattatgaacaagagaagaataaaagaaacaagaTTTGTTAGTGTGTCCTGAGCAGCAGTTTGTCGCAGCTTTACAAAGAAACAATATGTCATGACAAACTGAATGATGAGGTGTTAATAAAAGAGTTGATCGGTTAGAAAATTCcaaagaaaatatttttcggtAGTTGCATTTAGTGAATATCAGGGAACCCAAAGTATGAAGCCCACAATGTAGGGCTCGgttcttttatttttccctccaaaagtctttttcatttttaacttttcctcCACGTCATAACCCTTATTCCTTAAGTTTCCCATTCTCTAAAACTTTTCATCACTATCCTTTTTTATCTTCTTCAAACTATTCACGTTTCCCACTTCTCACAAAGTTTACATTTTTACGGCTTTCTCGTCTTCAACCTCTCTGCTATTTGCTATTTAcaccattatttttcttttttgtttcccTGACATtgaggatgtggaatggagaggaggaggaggaaaattggaagaacatatgaattatttgtgtataattggacatatgctcgattataatcgataaacgattgaaaagaaatgatgtttataattgtgcattattagttatagttaaagttcatgtgagaaaatgaagtttcatagtatgtgcatgtggtatacttggtatatgatttggtatgtagcaatgtcagaaatggtttatgaattaattcatgttgataagtttgatacataaataaatgtggtgcttatccatgcttataatgcttatactatatatttatttggctagcatgtttggtgtgtatgcttaggtTTATACATAAAtaagttgtggttggattatgtcacattaaataaaattatgcattgagatggtaaatgtctagatggaaatatgattgtgatcataaaagggtggtaaggtttaaagtttgtaatctttattaaaatggtttatcatgtggttagtcttcaaaaaggcTAGCTTGCGACttatggttgagtgtaatgtttatatcttgtgtgatatgcataggaaacgagagcggaaaggaaatgaaatactagattcatgcttgaagtgtaaaatgatgcaaaaaggggacgttaagttaaacgataaatatgtattagtattgaacttaatgaaattgaattgtacgtgaattaaatggaaattgcaaatggtatgatttgaattaaatgaattattgtggtattaaaatgtatattggattgagaaattgaattgaatcgtgaacatgagaatcgtgaattaaatgaaatggaaatgaagtattgaattgcatgagtatgtattagGTCTtagaagccctatttgttacaaatatagtattttgaagttataacgtgaagatttataaaagcatgttaaaaatttgaagagtttaaatttgaatgaaattttataacttgatttaacatgtttataagtgtatgtgttctagtaatgcctcgtaccctattccggcgtcgaatacggataaagggtgttacaatgtgacatcgtcagattcggtcataacgtttagaccgaatttggggtgttacaagtatagttaatttttttttatgtcatAACCTCAGATAAACATTTTTTAGCATACTTGAACCCATATTCACTATATTGTCAATAATGTGATTATTTAATCAAGCTAAAATTCAATCGATAACTTATAGCCAATTTTATAAACATGTAAAACACattagaaaacaaataaaataaactaaaaactcTATCTCACAGGTATGCTTGTAGAGACCATGTATTTAGAACACAAATTTGTgttaaaaacatataataaataataaaatgtatgattcaaaactaattaataattaatatatacaattgatggatgaaataaattatgcatgataaaattaaaatgtataaaaatataaaaataaaattttggttgaatggtaaatttaaaattttactaatgcAATTTGATTCAAATCTCACTATTaagtgttttttttgtttttttcatgataaaaaaattatagtaccatcaaataatataacatattttaaataaatacgagatgttttttattttgttatttaaagttgaaaaaagattaaagtatttttcttgagttttttttattttttcaagataaaaacattaaaatataatagaataatataaaatattttaaatgtggaGTGATCCCTAAAtgaattgaataatatagataaaataaataaataagttcaAGCCGAACACTATTAAGACCAAAATGATCCGTTATTTACGAGACTGCCATTTCCGTTAGGTTGTCTGAATCTGTGCTGTAGAAGAGCGTATAAGATTTTCAAAGCCCGTCCTCTTACTACTTAAGCTCCAAAGTAAacctttttccttcattttcatcAATTTTATTGGCCACTTTCCGGGAAAAAAATCCAGATCAGGTAAAGTATTCACCTTCCATTTCCTCTTTATCGTCTTCTTGTTTCTTGTCATAGAACAGAAAATTCAACCAAAGATTAAATGTACATattgactttttttttgtttaatttagttTCTTACTCCGGAAACGTACGAAAATAATCATGCCgtgtctttattttttttaatttcgaaatattttcatttttcacatttttatatttcagctgTGCTTGGTTCAACTCTCCACTTTggcttattttttttttaaatcttaaattttgaggttttattttttttcctacagTTTCTTGGCACCCAAATAGGGTTTCTGAGAGAACATAACTCTAttccttttcttattttttacctttttaattctttttctttggTCCGTGGGTTTCTATAGTGAAGTAATTTTAAGGTAAGAAGATACTGAATgtggtatttcaaaaaaaaaaaaaatcgttACTTTTGTTATGTATTCTTGCTCTatttatcctttttttattttctattgttgatgtttaaaatttaaatttatgtacTTTGTTAGAGCAAGAACTTTCATTTGTTAAGTTAAATTGAATGATACAAAACTAATTTAGATGCTGTTCTTCATTATAGGTTTAATTGGTTGAGATCCAATGGAAAACAAGGAAGATGAGGGTTTTTGTCATAGCCTTTCTAGGAAAGAGCTTCAAAGTTTGTGTAAGAAGTATGGTTTACCGGCTAACAGATCCCATTCTGATATGGCTAAATCATTGGCATCTTATCTAGAGGTAATTTATTGAGATACTGTCTTTGTTGGTAATTAAGAGTTAAGAATCTGAAGCATATTGCACTGCTTTTCGCGCCATTATGTAGCTGTGCGATATGTCAACTTACATTTGCTTATAGTTTCATTCTTTTATATTTGTTTCCCATGGTATGTTGTATTCCTGTTGATGGTAACGGTAGCATGTACTATTCATAGGAGTAGTTAGTTAGATATAGTTTTAGAACTTCCTTAATATGAAAGTAGGGGGAAAAAGGAATCTTTGAGTTTCAAAATAGAAAGCTTGTAAGTTGTAACGGGAAGtaggattttttaaaatttatatttagtatGTTATTAATGCCGCAAAGAAACGTATTACAACTTATTAAAATGGATCTGAACGACAAGAAGTAAAAGATGATTGGTAATTGGGGGAGGGAGCGGGAATACCATTTGTAAGTATTCAAAATGGAGATATGCCAcacttgttatttttttattgccattttttttttatatttttataatgatgAAAGTTTGTAGGATGGACATGCTCATTTGTTTTTCTTAAACAAGCTCAACTAAGATAAATGTGATTCTAGCTAATGCAGTATAGGAGGATTCTAGCAACATCATATCTAATCTGATGTCAAAAGGTATCTTTACAACATAAGTTGGCATTATTGTTGATtaagaaagtattttattaagcaATTATTCCATTTAACACAGTATAGCATTTATTTGTAAATGGACACATCATTGATGATAAATAATGTTTCTTGAAATATGGAATGTTGATGAAACCATGTGCCAAATGTATTAATGGAAGAATTTACTTATCCCTGGGAATTGATGAAATTTTAGTTTGAGagccaaaacaaaaaatttatatcATTAATTTGTTGAAATTGGCCTTTCTAGCTGTAATGAGTTTTTTGACTCTGCTTATTTATTGCATATTGAAGGCATGTTTTTGTGGAGTTGATATTTCTATGCATTATTGGTTGAACAagatttccttgtattttcttcccctcatttatgcatttaatgaATTATCTTATTTAGTAATCCGCGTCCGGATATTTTCTTACAGTTGCAGACTTGGATGTGAATTGTGTCAGCCTATTATATACTGCACAAACTCTAATATTTCTTTATTCTTCACATGGGTCTTTTATTTGCCAACACAAGCTCCTAAATTTACATAAACTTTGAAGATTTTTTTGTCCAATCATAAAATATCTTGGAAAAAAGTATGCAGAACCAGAGATTGGTTTCAATGACATCGGGGGAAAGATTATATGGAATTCAAGAGGCTGGACATCCTTTGTCCCTGAAACTACAACTGCAACCTGGAGCATCATTAAACACTTTAAGGGATGCTGGAAAAGGTTTATACTGCTCACTGTGTTCCTGCTAagtttgttcttcattttcttaaattaattttattactatgtTTACTTTAATTGATGCATCCTTCTATGAATAATATTTGGCTGCTTCTGCAGATCACTATGGACTCATCTCTTGTCCCCTAGACAGGTGTAATGGAGGGAACTATTCTCAAGCTGTTCAATGTAATGCATTGGGTTGTTGCACAGGGGATAAATTTTATCATAAGGTTTGCTTCTAttcatggattttttttttcttttacttctgATGCAGCTAGATAAATACCATATGATTCCTCTCTACTTCTTCCCAATCTCTTGTTCTCTCATCTGGCATGTGTTAGGTTATGTAGTTGTTCTTGAGTGAAAGATATAGACCTTTTTTATCTATTCAGAAGCGAGAAGGTTACTTCTCCCCCAGCCCCACACTACcatcaaaaggaaaaagaaactaTGATGGTGCATATGAACCATACTGGATGACACTTTGTCTTTTAGTCTATAGAAGATGAAACTTAACCCGATGGCTGCGTTTAAGTAAAATGTATGCTGGCTCGTAGAAGCTTGAACCTTCAATGCTTAATTGTATTTCAAGAATTGAAAACTTGTCTTTAATGATATGTCAAATGCAGGACGGTGGTGGTGGTGGCTCTATTTTGTTCCAGCAAAGACCACATTCTCATTTTGTTAGTCAGTATGATGACAGTGGTTTTAAGAATAAAGAGTTCCAAACTATAAGCTCCAATAGAGATTGTTTGAGTCTCTCGAGAGATAGAAGGATGAATGATATGCCTCAAATTGGACATGAAGACACGGGTGTTGCTGCATGTTTTGATGGgcctttctttccttcttccaTAAACACTTCAACTGTTTCCCCCCCTTCTTTTCAGTTTCATGTCAGTTCAGAAGAGGGGATCAACCTTTATGTTGATTTAAATTCAAACCCATCAGAGTGGATTGAGAAGCTGAAAAGTGAGGTTTCAATATGCCAGGACATGTCCCATTGCAAGTCTAAGACTTCTCCTAAGGAGCTTGGGCGCTTTGGGGAAAGTAGTAAACAGATGGAGAGATCTTTTCAGTTGAATGTAGATACTGGGGAAATGAAAGATGACTTTATACACTCTGGATTACCCCCAAATTTGATCATAAAAGAAACAAGTTCATTGCAGTTTGATCATCCTGATGGAGATAATGGATCCTTTGACTCAGCTGTAATGGTACCATGTGGCAGAGCTGTAGATTTGTCAGAGCATTTAGAAGGAGATCGAGGACTGACCTTAGTTAGAGCTCATCCTGATTCTCAGGAGCAAATAATTTCTGCTATTGCACCATGTGCTAAAGATAGGTGTTTGGTAGCCcctaattcaaatattaattctCTTAGGGAGAAGTTAGGTGGTGATGCTgcattaaatatatcaaatggtccTCTGAGTCTTCTGAGGAAggaaaatgaaatatgtgaaaattctACCCCACAAAGCAGTTGTCATCTTGTAAGTTCTGGTCGAATGGTTCCTGGATGCCAGCCAGATGGTTCATTACTGATGCAAAAGCCTGAAGATGTGGTTCACCAGAAAGATGCATTATATTCGCCTGGTGATAATGGTGAATTTGTGGATTTAGTTGATCCAAAGCATAAGTTTTATGCAGACCAAGGTGGGCTAGCAGGCTCAACTGATCTCAATCAAGGGACTTTTAGGACCCGACTGCCTACATTAGTTGAAGAACAGGTGACATTTAACCTCCTATAGCTTTGAACTTCATTAATGCTATGCATGAACTATTGTCAATACATAGCCATCATTGGTTGATGTTTTGCCCCACTTTTTTATTCTTCCTGGTAATTGGAAAAAATATTGCATTCTTTGTCGTATGTACGGTGAATGTTTGTATACTAGTCAAGGAATTTGCTTGATATGTGTGTTTGCTTGCATGTCTGTGCCTTTGGGTCATTGTGAATAATGACAGACAATTAAAGTAgggtgaaatttaatttttaaatggtttCTTGTTGTTTAATTACAATGTTAAGTCAATATCATTCAACATCATCAGAAAGGGAAAAGAAATAGATAACAATAGATTACAAGATAACTAAATGCAAAAGTTTGTTCTTCCGTTCCTTGTTTACCCCATGTCTTTCTCTCTCTCTATGGTGGCATTGTTTGTCAACTTTCATGTCTTAAGGCAGAAGCGAGCGAATTGCTTTTGACCAGTTTATGTCTGCTTCAGGCTTTGTGTAATAAGAAATTGGATTTTAAATTTAGCTTTTGTGAGATTGATTAATAGTTTATATTGGATCCAATTTTAGTTACTGGAAATTGGGAGCTTTAAACAGAATGAGAAAAGATAACAAGACTAAGAGAGAGATTGAAATTAGAGGAAGATATATCTTCTCTAGGAAAGTAAATAGAACTTAAATAACAATACCTattggatatttattctttattataAGGGGAAGGTTGATAGATTATGAACCTATTTATATACCGAAAATCTGATAAAAGCAAGCTATACGACTATTTTTCCTTAACAGTAACTCTACTTTCAGACTTGCAGAAATTGCAGTGTCCTTTCTAATGTAAAATGATATTAAAgtgatttttatatatatttttattatgatttcctTCTGCAAGGATCCATCAATTAGTTGTGTGCTCTGAAGGACGTCAATCTGTCTCTTCTAGATTTTCTTTTCCTCCCTTTTTCAGCACCACCACTGCATGAATAAAATAATTCTCTTTCAAAAGAGATTTTTCAAGTTCCAGGTATTTTAGATGATAGTATAATCAATTGAAGTTTTTTTTGTGGGGTGGGGGTGGAAGGTTGGTGACACATCTGTTTTTCCTCAGTACACTCAATGAAACAACTAAAGTTTTACTGTATTAAACTGCTTGCAGGATAAGAGCAAAATTAATAATTGGGGAGAGAGTTCAGAGTAATTATTcttcttaatttaattatatgctatcaaaattttattttgtgttgATTTGAGTGCATAATTGCCCTTTTCAGATGCTCACAAGATGAGTTATTTGAAAATTGTAGAGGACTTGATAATGTTGAATCTAATGGACTCGGCAAAAAGAGGGCATGTATAGATGGCGATAAAAATGACTGTAGCATGCTTGATGCCAAGATTTTAAGAAGCACAAAGCATTTGATTAAGGTCCTCCCCAGAAGATCCATGCGGCTGATTTCCAAGGTTCAGTTTTGTGCTTTCCTTTGTCATGCAATTATTTGTGGCATTTTCCCCCTAGTGAAATAATTcgcatatttttttttatagccACCCAACCCTAATATGGAACATGAAACCATTCATTTATTAATATGCAAAACATTTTGTTCTTTCTGTTCTCTTGATTTATGTTTAACCTACAAGGAAATCTGAAATTCTGAAGGTGACAAGAGTTTATGTTGGTCCTGTTGTGGTAAACGTGTTTGTCTTTATACAACTAGTTTGCTGTTAATTCTATCATGTGTATTTGAGAGCTGTGCAGTTGTAACTT contains the following coding sequences:
- the LOC107910599 gene encoding uncharacterized protein isoform X6 codes for the protein MENKEDEGFCHSLSRKELQSLCKKYGLPANRSHSDMAKSLASYLENQRLVSMTSGERLYGIQEAGHPLSLKLQLQPGASLNTLRDAGKDHYGLISCPLDRCNGGNYSQAVQCNALGCCTGDKFYHKDGGGGGSILFQQRPHSHFVSQYDDSGFKNKEFQTISSNRDCLSLSRDRRMNDMPQIGHEDTGVAACFDGPFFPSSINTSTVSPPSFQFHVSSEEGINLYVDLNSNPSEWIEKLKSEVSICQDMSHCKSKTSPKELGRFGESSKQMERSFQLNVDTGEMKDDFIHSGLPPNLIIKETSSLQFDHPDGDNGSFDSAVMVPCGRAVDLSEHLEGDRGLTLVRAHPDSQEQIISAIAPCAKDRCLVAPNSNINSLREKLGGDAALNISNGPLSLLRKENEICENSTPQSSCHLVSSGRMVPGCQPDGSLLMQKPEDVVHQKDALYSPGDNGEFVDLVDPKHKFYADQGGLAGSTDLNQGTFRTRLPTLVEEQDPSISCVL
- the LOC107910599 gene encoding uncharacterized protein isoform X1; translated protein: MENKEDEGFCHSLSRKELQSLCKKYGLPANRSHSDMAKSLASYLENQRLVSMTSGERLYGIQEAGHPLSLKLQLQPGASLNTLRDAGKDHYGLISCPLDRCNGGNYSQAVQCNALGCCTGDKFYHKDGGGGGSILFQQRPHSHFVSQYDDSGFKNKEFQTISSNRDCLSLSRDRRMNDMPQIGHEDTGVAACFDGPFFPSSINTSTVSPPSFQFHVSSEEGINLYVDLNSNPSEWIEKLKSEVSICQDMSHCKSKTSPKELGRFGESSKQMERSFQLNVDTGEMKDDFIHSGLPPNLIIKETSSLQFDHPDGDNGSFDSAVMVPCGRAVDLSEHLEGDRGLTLVRAHPDSQEQIISAIAPCAKDRCLVAPNSNINSLREKLGGDAALNISNGPLSLLRKENEICENSTPQSSCHLVSSGRMVPGCQPDGSLLMQKPEDVVHQKDALYSPGDNGEFVDLVDPKHKFYADQGGLAGSTDLNQGTFRTRLPTLVEEQDKSKINNWGESSECSQDELFENCRGLDNVESNGLGKKRACIDGDKNDCSMLDAKILRSTKHLIKVLPRRSMRLISKVQFCAFLCHAIICGIFPLVK
- the LOC107910599 gene encoding uncharacterized protein isoform X4; this translates as MENKEDEGFCHSLSRKELQSLCKKYGLPANRSHSDMAKSLASYLENQRLVSMTSGERLYGIQEAGHPLSLKLQLQPGASLNTLRDAGKDHYGLISCPLDRCNGGNYSQAVQCNALGCCTGDKFYHKDGGGGGSILFQQRPHSHFVSQYDDSGFKNKEFQTISSNRDCLSLSRDRRMNDMPQIGHEDTGVAACFDGPFFPSSINTSTVSPPSFQFHVSSEEGINLYVDLNSNPSEWIEKLKSEVSICQDMSHCKSKTSPKELGRFGESSKQMERSFQLNVDTGEMKDDFIHSGLPPNLIIKETSSLQFDHPDGDNGSFDSAVMVPCGRAVDLSEHLEGDRGLTLVRAHPDSQEQIISAIAPCAKDRCLVAPNSNINSLREKLGGDAALNISNGPLSLLRKENEICENSTPQSSCHLVSSGRMVPGCQPDGSLLMQKPEDVVHQKDALYSPGDNGEFVDLVDPKHKFYADQGGLAGSTDLNQGTFRTRLPTLVEEQDKSKINNWGESSEGLDNVESNGLGKKRACIDGDKNDCSMLDAKILRSTKHLIKVLPRRSMRLISK
- the LOC107910599 gene encoding uncharacterized protein isoform X8: MENKEDEGFCHSLSRKELQSLCKKYGLPANRSHSDMAKSLASYLENQRLVSMTSGERLYGIQEAGHPLSLKLQLQPGASLNTLRDAGKDHYGLISCPLDRCNGGNYSQAVQCNALGCCTGDKFYHKDGGGGGSILFQQRPHSHFVSQYDDSGFKNKEFQTISSNRDCLSLSRDRRMNDMPQIGHEDTGVAACFDGPFFPSSINTSTVSPPSFQFHVSSEEGINLYVDLNSNPSEWIEKLKSEVSICQDMSHCKSKTSPKELGRFGESSKQMERSFQLNVDTGEMKDDFIHSGLPPNLIIKETSSLQFDHPDGDNGSFDSAVMVPCGRAVDLSEHLEGDRGLTLVRAHPDSQEQIISAIAPCAKDRCLVAPNSNINSLREKLGGDAALNISNGPLSLLRKENEICENSTPQSSCHLVSSGRMVPGCQPDGSLLMQKPEDVVHQKDALYSPGDNGEFVDLVDPKHKFYADQGGLAGSTDLNQGTFRTRLPTLVEEQRT
- the LOC107910599 gene encoding uncharacterized protein isoform X7: MENKEDEGFCHSLSRKELQSLCKKYGLPANRSHSDMAKSLASYLENQRLVSMTSGERLYGIQEAGHPLSLKLQLQPGASLNTLRDAGKDHYGLISCPLDRCNGGNYSQAVQCNALGCCTGDKFYHKDGGGGGSILFQQRPHSHFVSQYDDSGFKNKEFQTISSNRDCLSLSRDRRMNDMPQIGHEDTGVAACFDGPFFPSSINTSTVSPPSFQFHVSSEEGINLYVDLNSNPSEWIEKLKSEVSICQDMSHCKSKTSPKELGRFGESSKQMERSFQLNVDTGEMKDDFIHSGLPPNLIIKETSSLQFDHPDGDNGSFDSAVMVPCGRAVDLSEHLEGDRGLTLVRAHPDSQEQIISAIAPCAKDRCLVAPNSNINSLREKLGGDAALNISNGPLSLLRKENEICENSTPQSSCHLVSSGRMVPGCQPDGSLLMQKPEDVVHQKDALYSPGDNGEFVDLVDPKHKFYADQGGLAGSTDLNQGTFRTRLPTLVEEQMLTR